One window of the Anopheles cruzii chromosome 2, idAnoCruzAS_RS32_06, whole genome shotgun sequence genome contains the following:
- the LOC128268999 gene encoding serine/arginine repetitive matrix protein 2, producing MYNGIGLTTPRGSGTNGHVQRNVAFVRPGKKDNVNYRTEDDLAKLDSQSNRQPNQGILDHERKRKIEVKCAELEEVLECQGRSQDEVRAKVELYRSRLMNQGTVDLPKDEFGRLLVRETHHIAQAQQEKNAKLRDAFGISEYFVEGTSFDQDRKAKEDLAKSEALQKELAEKEKVKEVERVNRKRYALVRTPSPEKQGSGSEATSRNGKAVDRGDNDGARERTDDDEGNASGKVVPRAFRNKEEKKKKKKKARDMSSSPNRKKDKKKKSKKNKKDRTKKKHSKKVQRNDDSDSTDTDSDSNSMASDALSSSERGSSSKRKKKSTKKKDKKKKSSKKKKAKSRSPFRVKSPMTGKKSLMEGPRGREDVHGDSRVVSAEVLHEKNKILNDRDRHVVVDSSRDHYNTHSQSRGPRSYNRDDDSNRGYAFSGRSTSVRGGFQRRHHDDHGMMQQGDENRERRSRSRHRRREHSVDRERKHKSRSRSESRRSRREHENRGSPTTERSLGRSRDRKRRDYTPQRKDKTERRHRESDHHEPNDAGRVPSECERQSDRGKPQRQRERDAERNRDRGRECERNPNRARDQGSAAGRCRERSSRSVDKQQDNAPSNTWSMRADDSSKKQHVKSSPREPQRMDKSSSTGSKKRNKSPESKPKESTEKTRKRPENTKATSPSALAPSQRSASSGIPDASLLAEKQLSSDDAASDLSYSPARRDPDRYHDILHQASAENMGNPDPVKKMNGDKQTGASFGSAVIDNERANRSASATRTYPNEEPKRREDDRETKNSDSQSRSPRERSSRSRSRSIAPSAQKSRGESSSTAPNKQHISSSETKHAHQAAAAAAEGADSNFVSKKSNNKLTSVSAASSSTSKSRHSLRRDDASRSPEVKKRRSDHDHAIPSKEEPFKVGPRASRSDRSDRKSGNKRKNERETKLHKRRVSSSPERRRAEILSTTGERDSKNLKPKKTTTLSSAQSHGTATAILQQPVVKLHSPQSSHSSAESYDTWNRNPATDSDGVTEDTCWDGFLPRYENQRAKVMRALKQDLAAKAKARLENRIHVSESIIAPNGAIMGVLEYEARYGVSRERELQKLHTKQQPLDPTSSSSSFPDSASAVIIETPAMPPLTTMSASTSALEATSNNTNNAAIMKEIHEIISTVGACAAADGSEGTTKKTTILQAVDNILKEKISGKPNKSHKERTTTRSSRSRSHSRSRSRSQKSRSYSSSSSDTCSSRSRSRSSSSHSRSSSGRGSSRSRSRSSSSSSVARSRTGSRSPSIPRRAGSPSFLDRRRITSARKRPIPYRRPTPSSPSSGSSYHSRSRSRSKS from the exons TGTGCGGGAAACTCATCACATTGCCCAGGCCCAGCAggaaaaaaacgcgaaacTCCGCGATGCATTCGGCATTTCGGAATACTTTGTCGAGGGTACCAGCTTCGACCAGGACCGAAAGGCGAAGGAAGATCTAGCAAAATCGGAAGCCTTGCAGAAGGAGTTGGCTGAGAAAGAAAAGGTCAAGGAAGTGGAACGGGTCAATCGGAAACGCTATGCACTCGTGCGAACACCATCACCTGAAAAGCAAGGAAGCGGCTCCGAAGCGACTAGCCGTAATGGAAAGGCCGTTGATCGTGGTGATAATGACGGAGCTAGAGAAAGgacagatgatgatgagggcAATGCTAGCGGAAAGGTAGTGCCGAGAGCGTTCCGCAAcaaggaagagaagaaaaagaaaaagaaaaaagcacGGGATAT GTCTTCAAGTCCAAATCGCaagaaagataaaaagaagaaatcgaagaaaaacaaaaaagacag AACTAAAAAAAAGCATTCGAAAAAGGTTCAACGGAATGACGACAGCGATTCCACTGACACAGATTCGGACTCAAACTCAATGGCCAGTGATGCATTGTCTAGTTCAGagcgcggcagcagcagtaaacgaaagaaaaagtcTACAAAAAAGAAGGACAAG aaaaagaaatcatcgaaaaagaagaaagcaaagTCTCGTTCGCCATTCCGCGTAAA GTCGCCAATGACGGGCAAAAAGTCATTAATGGAAGGGCCAAGAGGACGTGAGGACGTGCACGGTGATTCACGCGTAGTGTCGGCAGAAGTATTGCATGAGAAGAACAAAATTCTCAACGATCGCGACCGACATGTAGTCGTCGATAGTAGTCGAGATCACTACAATACTCATAGCCAAAGTAGAGGACCTCGAAGCTATAATCGCGATGATGATAGTAATCGTGGCTATGCCTTCTCTGGCCGAAGTACGAGTGTTAGGGGAGGGTTCCAGCGCCGTCACCATGATGATCATGGTATGATGCAACAGGGAGATGAAAATCGTGAACGGCGTAGTCGATCGAGGCATCGTCGCCGGGAGCATTCAGTAGATCGGGAACGCAAACATAAGTCACGCTCCCGTTCTGAGAGTCGTCGCAGTCGTCGAGAGCACGAGAATCGTGGTTCTCCCACGACGGAACGTAGTTTGGGAAGATCACGTGATAGAAAGCGACGCGATTATACACCACAAAGAAAGGACAAAACAGAACGGCGTCATCGTGAGTCAGATCATCATGAACCAAATGATGCTGGTCGTGTACCAAGTGAATGCGAGAGGCAAAGTGATCGAGGAAAACCGCAACGCCAACGTGAACGTGACGCTGAACGAAACCGTGATCGTGGTCGAGAATGTGAACGAAACCCCAACCGCGCTCGGGATCAGGGCTCGGCTGCTGGTCGATGCAGAGAACGGTCATCGCGCAGTGTCGACAAGCAACAGGACAACGCACCTTCAAATACTTGGTCCATGCGCGCTGACGATTCATCGAAAAAACAACATGTCAAGAGCTCGCCCCGGGAGCCTCAGCGCATGGACAAATCATCGTCGACCGGAagcaaaaaacgcaacaaatcACCTGAgtcgaaaccgaaagaatCTACCGAAAAGACTCGCAAACGCCCTGAAAACACGAAAGCGACGTCCCCTTCAGCACTGGCACCTTCACAACGCTCAGCTAGTAGCGGTATACCGGACGCTTCGTTATTAGCTGAAAAACAGCTATCTTCTGACGATGCAGCTTCCGATTTAAGCTATTCACCTGCTAGACGAGACCCTGACCGCTACCACGACATCTTACATCAAGCCTCTGCCGAAAATATGGGAAATCCAGATCCagttaaaaaaatgaatggtGACAAACAGACCGGGGCTTCGTTTGGATCAGCGGTGATAGATAATGAGCGAGCAAATAGGTCCGCCAGTGCGACAAGAACTTATCCCAACGAAGAACCTAAGCGCCGGGAGGATGATcgggaaacgaaaaacagcGACAGTCAGTCACGTTCTCCGCGGGAACGCTCATCACGTTCTCGTTCGCGTTCCATTGCTCCTTCCGCCCAAAAAAGTCGCGGCGAGTCGTCTTCAACGGCACCGAATAAACAACATATTTCCTCTTCAGAAACTAAACATGCTCATcaagctgctgcagctgctgctgaggggGCAGATTCTAATTTTGTATCAAAAAAGTCGAACAACAAACTAACGTCAGTCTCGGCGGCGTCTTCTTCCACCTCCAAATCGCGTCATAGCTTAAGACGCGACGACGCATCACGTTCCCCGGAGGTTAAGAAACGGCGTTCTGATCACGATCACGCCATTCCATCGAAAGAGGAACCGTTTAAAGTTGGTCCCAGAGCCTCCCGCTCAGATCGTAGTGATCGAAAATCCGGCAACAAACGGAAGAATGAGCGCGAAACAAAGCTCCACAAGCGTCGTGTCTCCAGTAGTCCCGAGCGAAGAAGGGCTGAAATTTTATCCACCACTGGCGAACGTGATTCAAAGAACTTGAAACCGAAGAAAACTACTACGCTATCGTCTGCGCAATCTCATGGTACGGCAACTGCAATCCTGCAGCAACCAGTGGTGAAACTACATTCACCGCAGTCATCCCATTCGTCGGCCGAATCGTACGATACCTGGAATCGTAATCCTGCAACTGACAGTGATGGAGTGACTGAAGACACTTGTTGGGATGGCTTCCTTCCGAGATATGAGAATCAGCGCGCAAAGGTGATGAGAGCTTTGAAACAAGACCTAGCCGCCAAGGCGAAGGCGAGGTTGGAAAATAGAATACATGTGTCCGAAAGCATAATAGCACCAAATGGTGCCATAATGGGAGTGTTGGAATACGAGGCGCGCTATGGAGTATCGCGGGAAAGAGAATTGCAAAAGTTGCACACCAAGCAACAACCGCTCGATCCAACctccagttccagttcgtTTCCAGACTCCGCTTCTGCAGTCATCATCGAAACACCAGCGATGCCACCGTTAACAACGATGAGTGCGTCTACGTCTGCACTAGAGGCAACCAGCAACAATACAAATAATGCAGCGATTATGAAAGAGATTCATGAAATTATTAGCACCGTTGGTGCGTGTGCTGCAGCGGACGGTTCGGAAGGTACTACGAAGAAAACGACGATCTTGCAAGCTGTGGACAATATTTTGAAGGAGAAAATATCCGGAAAACCCAACAAATCCCACAAAGAGCGAACCACAACCAGAAGTTCTCGTTCGAGATCCCATTCTCGTTCACGGTCCCGTTCCCAAAA ATCACGCAGTTACAGTAGTTCCAGCAGCGATACATGCAGTTCCCGTTCGCGAAGTCGATCGTCATCGTCTCACAGCCGCAGCTCTTCGGGTCGCGGCAGCAGTCGTTCGAGAAGTCGTTCTAGTTCGAGTTCGAGCGTGGCCCGATCCCGCACTGGATCACGGTCTCCCTCAATCCCTCGTCGGGCCGGATCACCATCATTCCTCGATCGACGCCGTATAACGAG TGCTCGGAAGCGTCCCATACCGTATCGAAGACCAACTCCATCGTCCCCGTCAAGCGGCAGCAGCTATCACAGTCGTTCTCGAAGCCGAAGCAAAAGCTAA